The nucleotide sequence TTTGTCCCATTGACCAAAAAGAATAACGGTGCGTCTTCACTCTTCGGCAATCTAATTAACTAGTTGTTGATCATTTAGATCGATTAGTTCCCCGGCCTCGGCGGGAAGATGGAGTCCATGCAGCTGTCGCTGCTTCCGGAAAAATTAAACATGGTGTCGGTGAGATCCGCCAACCAATCATCCACGTCCCCGCCGCCGTCGCCGCCGCCCGTCCCCGCCGCCGTTCCCTGCGCTTCGTCGCCAAGCCAGTTATCAGTTTTCGGTTGCGACGCCGACGACGTCCCTGCCTGGAACAGGGGCGAGGCGCTATCGCCGCCGGCGCCGGGGTCTCTGTTTTCTCCGGCGGCGGCGACTGCGACGGTGATTGGGGGGATGAGGAGCGGTGTAGTGGAGGTCTGGCAAGTGTGTTCGCCTTCGTATGTGATTTCGAGGATGAAGGGGTTTTCGTCGATCTGCTGCACTTTCTTCTTGGCCTCGCAAATCTTGTGGGTGCACCGGTAGTAGCTCCTGCCATTAATTTCTGATTAGAAAGCTATGTAGGGCCAAATGAAACTCTCTCTAAAGAAGTTGCAGAGCACTTGGTGaggaatcagaggaagaagaagaagaaccttagaAACTTGGAATGCAGAATAGCCTTTCGGCCGTACTTCCTCCAAGTGTATCCATCTTCCGGTGGAACGTCGACTTTTCCAGTCACCGGAGCCGGAGTTCTCAACGTCAACCTCCCCTCCTTCCTGGAAATTACCATCGAGTCAATTTCCCGACTATGTGAGAACAAGGTGGGGTGGGTAAGCATGCATGCAATGGAAACTGCCAGTTCACGTTCATGGAAGTTTACCACATTGAGTAAACCAAAAAAGTCTACACGTTAATTTGAATTCCACAAACCTCTTCCTCGGCGTTCGGATCCCTGACGGCCCGGCGGGTAGCTCCGGCAGCAGCTCCGCGTGCGGGGGAATGGCCAAAGGGCCGATGGAGCTGCGCTGCTGCTCCTCCGGCTGGGGCACCTCTGGGAGGAGCATTCGGGATCGGAGCGCAGCGGCGGCTTGTTGGAAGGAGGCGGCGAGCTCATCGCAGGAGATGAGGAGGTAGCCAGGGTCGGCGGCGAGGAGGTAGCCGGGGTCGTCGGCGAGAAGGACGGCCCTGCCGAGGTCCTCGGCCCGCCGACAGGCGGCGAGGATTTGACCCAGGATCCCGGCCTCCATGTCGTTGGGAATTCGGAACTAGTAGAATGGCATGATCAAGAACAGAGCTCGACGGCGGCGGAGATGGCCGGATTTTACGGGAGGATTATTTTAGCAAATCGTGAGGATCCAACACTGACAATTTATTGGGCTATATAACGACTTTTTACGAGTCaatctatttatttaaaaaaaatcaaaaggcaCCCTTTTTAATTGATAAATCCAGCCTCTTTTAGTTATGCACATTACATTATTTGGAATAAAAGTTCTTATAAATACTGTCATAATTGAAAATCGAACGATGACAATCTTTATGTTATGCCACGACACCCTTTTTAACAAATTGTTAAAGGAATGTCTTACTCTGCTTTATTCTCAAAAGGAATACTTTATTCTCAAAACAATCTTTTTCATCACTGTTTGGCCGAGTGGGGTTAGTTTGTAAACAAGTTCATATTATACTCGTAGACTGGCCAGGGGTGGGCGGGTGGGAAAAACCTagtacatttaaaaaaaattttgcttcttgaaaaaattcaaatattttgaaCTCTCCTCCTTCAAAATCCCTCGTCAACTCCACCACATCACCTCGCCTTCCTATTGCCATTCATCTGCAGTATGTTCCTCATACACATGCTCATTTACATTATTTATCTTTTAACTACATGCTGATGCCTCAtctaattatttataatttagatGTTAATGTCAGTTCCCATTCGAGTTTTAGAACATCTTCTTCCTCCATTCAGCTATCATTGTTATAGTAgatacaacgttgtagcaactacacaATTGTAGTAGCTACAACGTTATGGTCTCTGGTCCTAGAGAGTTGTAGTAGCTATGTTATGGTCTAAGCAAGTTATAATAACTACGAAATCATAATTGTTACAACATGCTAAAATTACCAACAAGAACTTTGTAGCAACTACGATTGGGTAGTTGCTATAACGTTCTGGTCTAAGCATGTTGGTCTAAACATAATGTTCTGATTTAAGCACATTGTAGCAGTAACGAAATCATAACTGCTATAGCATGCTAAGACTACCAATAAGAATGTTGCAGTAGTTACGATTTCGTAGCAACTACAACATTCTGTCTAAGCACGTCGTAATTACTATAACATATTAAGACTATCAACAagaacattgtagcagctacgatttcGTAGTTACTATAACGTTATGATATAagcatgttgtagcaactacgaaattgtagttgctacaacgttctAAGACTACCGACAAGAACGTTGtatcgtagctgctacaatattctGGTCTAagcaagttgtagcagctatgacaATATTCTAGTCATAACTAGTAGAAATATCATTTAAACTAGCATTgtaattgatcatgtccgagagtcgagttgacggacgctggggagatgacgctcacgttgactggatgtagactgAAGATGACGCGGGCCTCCGACGAGCTacgcctgcaaccacaagtcgttagtgtcgagccggggaggggttccccggcgatgacccttcgacgctcaagtcagtcaccggtagCAAGCGAATGAAGTAGAGAAGAGAAAAAAGcagcagcgtaactgtggctatgataaccatgattttactgcattattttgattcatatatgcatggtttgatgttgatttcataggttaaaatcatggttacatcacattttgtgcattgtgtgcatttttggacttaattacaaattactttatttttatattatttgatgctaatatttgattcttattttgtagacatcaaaggatcttgaatttgaatctatttggaccgaaattgagctcgaatcggagttcaaacaagaagatcaagctttggagcattatgggccgttcatcaataataggacagatctggaccatccgttgaagatctggccgatccaacccaatggggagcagatctaagccattgatgaagatccagaagttttgatccagatctgagttcatccagccattgatccagccggattaatctgggtcgttcattgaagatcggcagatctgggccatccagtgatgatctgatctatccgacctaagggagggtagatccagactctagatcaagatcagtaccttcggatcggattttgggcaaacttttaccgttgatttagctccaaattgctcctagccgtccgttcaaatctggatcagatttaaaacagaagctacagttccCTTTCTTCTTCGTCGATTCCTCCACGCACAGTAGCTTCGTCCCGGCGCGGTTTTCTCCAGATttcggcccctttctcttctccgatcattctcccgagcttcaacctcggtgaagGACGTCCCAGCAGCTTCATCCCGATTCTCTGGAACCGATTtgggtgttccctccggcgcaatctccatttcttcgatacctctgttcacctcagatttggaggtgttcttccaaatctgagctcctATTCCCATTAGAAACGCTAGGCCGTGGTCCTCCGGCGTtgttgagcttcatccgaccacaATTCGCAATCCGTAGCTcccattccagattcagaggtcaaggatggcagatttccagattttcagcattttcttgggtttagggttgtttcagctcgtcgggggtggtccgtcggtgttgttgaaccttccttgagctgatacgcagctgagacgatccattgaggtccaaagttgggtggtttcgactttgacactcttgtgtgacggcttgagtgtgaaacttgtggaattgattgtgagaatggattggtttaccattttatttcattttagttctttttcttactgttttatagcttagacagatttcttttaatgttcgttatatttttatgcaagtagttagcatttctttccttgttgaagcttagtttaagttttatttgtgcttggttaattgtttattgtttaagtgctaaattaggtttacatcttgctttagatcagatttatttgagtctcgtaatttcatccttagtttgatgtgtgttgatggatttatcacaacgtagtgtgacaatgcgtaatgatttattcattggcacatagttaggttttactcttgctttagattaatctcTTTACTGCTGCGCTTTTCCTTTGTTacatttagattcaagcttaaatccccccaactccatttttatatcgaaaaccccaaaaaataggaataaaagacaatcctaaattacattctaccgttggttcctcggatcgatcctgggctcgttactacaacattattgtttaattaaggggtttagtggaaaatacatttgtacactttgattagcggatgtgacagattcgctttaTCAGGCTACAGTAGTCGTGAACCTACCTCCGATGAAGCTCTagggctccttatatagggccCCCGGAGCGCGCGTGTACACTTGTcgaggcgtgcacgcttctcaaagcttatCGTGAAAGGATGTGTCAGTAAAGCGTCTCTAATAACATATCTTAacaacccgagcatatctctgacaagacagAGGAAGCTTTTACCGTACGATCCTTCGCCTGACCATGTCGCCGATCACGCTGTCTGCCAATAGCGCGAGTTCCCAGAAGGATATCACCAGTTGCTCCTTTTGTTCGTTACTAGCCGAGCgggggagccgctcggccagtctgTCGTCCGGCTGATATCGCGACAGGGTCAAACATGATGTCCGCTCGGCCCATGGTTTGCTATCTTGTCTCCATCTTGTCGAGCGAGGGAGCCATGCCTACTTGGTCGGGGACGTGTCTGCTGAACGACCGAGCGGGACGACCGCTCGGCCTCCGTTCCTCCATACTTGAGCCTTTTGAGCGTCGGAAGCCCGGTGTCTGACCGATCTGGCAGATGGGTCGCCCGATCGGACAAACTCTCGGTGCACTGACCACCTTGACCTTCTGtcgggcgggccccaccttaCCACCAGATCACGTGCCTCCtcctcaagtttagtcgaaggaggttgcgagtccgactgactggacaagtagttTGGTGACCGATTGGTCGATCAACCAATGGGCTGGTTGCGCCCCGATTGGTCCACATAGGGCTGATCTCCTAGGCCGTTCAGTACCCTGAGGACTTGGAAAATTTCTCCTTCAGCGTCTTCGGATGGACGCGACCCGTGCGGTCAATGTTAACGTCACCTGAATCTCCTTTGAATTCGTACAAATCACCCccattaagaccgagcacgc is from Zingiber officinale cultivar Zhangliang chromosome 7B, Zo_v1.1, whole genome shotgun sequence and encodes:
- the LOC122004656 gene encoding transcription factor WRKY19-like; its protein translation is MEAGILGQILAACRRAEDLGRAVLLADDPGYLLAADPGYLLISCDELAASFQQAAAALRSRMLLPEVPQPEEQQRSSIGPLAIPPHAELLPELPAGPSGIRTPRKRKEGRLTLRTPAPVTGKVDVPPEDGYTWRKYGRKAILHSKFLRSYYRCTHKICEAKKKVQQIDENPFILEITYEGEHTCQTSTTPLLIPPITVAVAAAGENRDPGAGGDSASPLFQAGTSSASQPKTDNWLGDEAQGTAAGTGGGDGGGDVDDWLADLTDTMFNFSGSSDSCMDSIFPPRPGN